ATGTATTTGGTTCTTCTTCCATTATgaatacacacacatattaTAATATGTTGGATCTGATGTCTAACTGTTCCCACACATGATAGAAAAGGACATAACATACAATAAGCTTGTCTACATGATAAATCAGATTTGTCTTCTTTGCAAGAATTACGCCACGCAATTTTAGTTTACTTTAATCTTGATTTATTAGCACCATTAATCATAAATAAACATGTTAACTAACATTCATATTTCTGATAACAAAATTACCCCAAAATGCCTGTGAAAGAAAGAACTTTTGGTACATTGTCACATTacctgtatttttttttttaactccaAAAGAGatcaatcaaaacacaaaagtgaCTGTGCACAAACTCAATGATCTCTAACTATCGACAGTAGTAAAGTTTCacagaaaatataaatgaaaacgCGTTCTTCGATTTTTTAACCAATTCAACTCTACAATCTTGAGCTTATCCCTCTTTTCAAGGTAGGGATGTGTGATGTTACTAATATATAGTAAGAGTATCCTTCAGGCCAAGTTTCTAGataagtttcttcttgtggAAATACCTCTTCAGATACAGTATCTGTGAACCCACAACCACAACGCAAACCCCGAGTGACATTATACTGAACCAAGCCACTCTTGAGTTGGTTGTTTCACTCACTTCTCGCATCTCCGCTTCCCTGCATCCAAAGTTTTCGTTTTATCACTATGTTCTTGTTTCCCGAAGTTCAATAGATACCACTTAATCGCAGCAAGGCGAAAGAAACACACCTGTCTTTTATATAGTTTAAGTTCTCACGAATCGACAGCACCAACCCTTCAAGTCTCCTCAACTGAAGCTCAACACCCTGCAGATACACATTCACAAGAGTTGAGTTTTCACATCAGAGAGGGAAAGATGTTTACATAGAAGTGAAAAGAAGACTTGCCTCgatcttttcctttttagcAACAGAGTCCCAGTCTTTAGCTGCAATACCCATCTTCCAATCAACCCCAAGGGTTATAGGATTGGCTAAGTGATGACTGGAATCAATCCAGAAACAAGCCAAGTAGTTCCCAGCTTCTTGAGTTGTGAATGCAAACTGACCATGTGTTACATTTTCTTGGTGATGAAGATTGTTCCCATACGGAGATGTTACCTATCCAAACCAAATCACAGAAAATTCAAGACACCATACAAAAATCTTATGACAATGATTAGCTTTAAGAACATCCAAACCAAATCTGCAAATATAAAGCCACATTAACATGCAACAACAAATCTGcatctttaaaaaatttcaaaactttatacATATCAATGAATATGATCCGTAACAAGTCACCGACAGAGAATTCACAGTTTGATGATTAAACCACATAACAAAACcattaaaaccctaaaaatcgAAGTAAAGACGCGCAAAATTGAACCAATCAATCTCCtacaaaagattcaattttgaaGCGATTCAATTCCAAGCACAATAGGAACCTTACCTTAGAAGAAACAGCAGGTGTATTTTCAGGATTATGCTCATCGACGACATAGTAATCAGCCAAAACGACGACGTTGCTCTGTATCTCCTCGGAGACACACTTCGTTCCACCCGTCGTCGGAATCGTCAACCATATAGCTTCGCCGTAATTAACCGTCAGAAAGAACAAGACTACCGTCAGAAACAGAGAACCATGAGCAATTCTGTTAATAGCCATCGGAGAACAACGAtggtcttcttctcctttttttttttttggtctcaaGTCCAAGCCAAGGAAGGTCAAAGTccaaaaaaaccaaacacaaacgAAGACAAGAGAGACTCCACGCGCGCGTGTGAGAGTGTGGGAGGTTTTAAGAGCATTTTGATGGGTTTCGGTGACTTGTTTCAACGTAAGATGAGCCAATCAGATTCTGAGGAATTGTCTACGTGGCGTGTCTTTTAAGGAGGTGGCGCGTCATTATGTTGACCTTTACCTGCTTAATGATTTAGAGGGTTCCGTTtaccatttttgttattttcctcTCAAAGTGGATTTTGCATTTAATTTTACCATCGTCTATAGTTTGTAGAGTGAAGAATTTGAGCCAAAGattacaacttacaagtaTAAACATTGAATGAGAAATTATTGAACCAAGAGGCTTATtgaattgaaaacaaattattgggtttattttgttttgttatcatTTAAATCACAAATTGTGTATAACAATACCCTGCTATTAGATAAATCATTTcataaaacacatttttgtgTTATACTAAGTTAGTCTACAActttatataacatttttgtgGCATATTAATAGATGAATTAATATTTGCTGATTTTTGTAAAtgcaaacataaaacaaaagaaggaaTTAAAATATTTCGTATTGAAATAAATGGGCCCCCATTACAAAATGACTTTCAAATGGGCCAACGAGTATTTATATGGCTGATGATATATAATCTTTGGGCTTGTTATTTGTCATCTTCCCATAAGGAATTGTTACCtttacttcttttcttttttgttttccttttgatAGATCTTTACTTGTTTCTTCTGCTCCCTCCTGTTTGTATAACTAACTATTTACAGAGAATTTTGTTAAATACTTCGAGAACATGCAAAGAgaagatgtatatatatatttctgcTAGAGTGAACAAATATGTGATCGGGGTTTATAGCTTAGTCATTTTTCGTCTCATAGTCATATATAAATctaattcataaaaatattgtGAATTATGTAAAcggaaaataaattatatatgaatttataaaccaaaacaaatatgtatGGGGTCTATCATATTTTATGTCCCCACatcatttttaacattttcaaaaccGACTAAATCATAGATCTGTGagatatacaaaagaaaaggatttgGTGGTTGAACCTAGTTCACTGGATCCATTATACATGGTTGAACCTTCAACGTACAtctttaatgaaaaaaaatatgaaaaacaaaaaacattcaacGTATACTATTTCATCTTCCTCGAAATTTCCTTGCCATGCGCTGTAGTATTGTAATCCTCCAAATTTGTTACGATAAATAGTACACCAATAATAAATGTTGAAACTATTGAGGTTGAGATTGTATCGTGGTGATATTGTTGAGTCATTTGTTGGGAACTGGTACGGAGAGAGTACGGTACCACCAATTAATACATACAGTTTATTGGATTTTCCATTTATCAAGAAAGatccattttgttttaatttttgtttgtttgtttgtttgttaaagcAAATATGTTTGTACTGCAATGTTTGTTTACTTGCCTTAGCCTTTACTTTAGGCTTGCATGTCTGAATATGTCTATTCATGTGTAAGTGAAACATCTTGACAATCCTAAAACCTATCGTAAAATATAATGAACATGGTCAATCCACTCGACATCAATTAGTCATAAAAGCCTATAAAATTGATGCATTTCTAGTTTAGTgtatcattttcaaaattcaaaagaggAGATTACATTCGAGTAAGTGTCAAATATGAAATAAGCTACGtgttaaaactcaaaagttaaaattgaaagaagcCACGATCGAGATGCTTCTTCTCGTCATGCAAACGCATGTTTTGGCTGGAAAGCTGACAAAATCCGCCCATATTCTTTCTCGCTCTCTTTATCGAACTGACATCTTGGAGAGTTTTGCTTAAGACCAAAGTGTGAAATCTAAAGACGAAGACAACAAATTAAAGTACCATATCCCATGATTAATCTTAAGCTTTGTGAGAAAGTCAAGGCTGTCCACAAAGAACATGTCATCTCCCATCTTTTCTTACATACGATCATGTGCTCGTTGCGTGTCCTAAAGTTTTATatgctttatttatttatttttatattttccccctttttcaattgtttatactttatatcAATCTTTAGCATATGTTCGTATAAATTATGTTGGTATATATTAAAGTTACGTAAgacaaaatttattagaatTCGAAATCCTAACTCGACAAAACGAGTTAAATTGagctttatttgattttctatatTCTAAAATAGAATGACTCAAAGACaaattgtgtatatatgtatatatataattttaataacacAAGTTGTATGTGGAGAAAACGATGTAATTATAAATTTGGATCATATTTTCGATATagtatgaatttttttttaattttttttaaagattacaaaatttagGAAGATAAATACACGAGTGAGTCTGACGAGAGAAAACGCGGTTTGGATTTGGGTAGCAAAAGAGACAGAGTGAGAACAGCTGTAATTTGAAGTCACTCATCAATTTAGCATCATCACCTTCTCCCACACTCTTCTGACTTCACTCTTCGCTATTTTCATTTACTATTTCCTATTGACATTTTCTTCGTAAGTATTCCATATTACTAACAAAATTCATGTTGTTTAATGATGTAAGAAAACAAGATGCTAAAAGGCGATATCGTTCTTCTTGAATAGCATTTGTATGTATTATGTAACATGTTACGTTATGGTGTATAATTAAAGATTACCAAATGATTATAATACTATCAAACGTATTTATACTAATTACTGTTTTGTACGACATCTCCATTTTGTTAACGCGTAAGTTACTCACAATTCACAAAGCGATGAGCCACGAtgttaaaatgttaaattcaATAGCAAGTTGTCATATAGCTAGGTTTAAAACCAGATTTTTCTTTAGACTTTGATGATACACGTAACAAATCTAATAAAAAGATTAGATGGATCAATATTctagtaataaaaaatattacaagtAATAACATTTTCGTGCACGTATGTTTGCAGGTTTTACAGTcactttttcataaaaatatataaacatgatacagtatatatatatttggtgtATAACTACAAATATACACACTAGTTTAATCGGTAAAGAATAAACATAGACAACCAATAATTAAACCATAAATGGGGCCACTTTCTTGGAAAGTTCGTATTACGAGTTAACGCGTTAAAACGCAGCTGTAATTCGTAATCTCCTGATAGTGATGATAGGTACGTATATAgtcaatatataaaagaaaattgatatcTCACAAcctaaaaaaatactataggATATTTTAGCATCACTCCTCGATTTGCTCATCAACTGGCGTCCgtgtgtataatatatatactctcCTGGTTAATTAATTCCTAGCAAAATTGACTCCAATCggtaatttattttagtttgataGTTTAGTTCACTCGGTTTATATTTTGGACAAATTCTAGAAAGAATCTAACACGTTAATAAACTTGGAGAGAATAAATCTAATTGTAAAATGGACCCTTGtgaaattaatgttttttgtcatttaaattgtagaataaaaaaatatacatttttctttgtaacaaGAACATGcaattgataaaaatttacGTGATCGCATAattaattgttgttttgtggttCCTCAATAAAAAAagccaatcaaaatcattataCGTTTATGTATTTTTCCTCTAAATACCAAGAATATTAGTTatacatgatttattttttataagaaaatgcaaaaatagCAAAAGGTTAAGATGAGGCCATGTTCAGGTTCATTGTTCGAACTTCGAACAATTGGGCAAAGCCTTAACATGCATCCATATTCGAATAAATAACTAAGCTCCAAAGATTTATGTTCactagtttctttttttttctttttttaatttgaatggAACAAAAATGTATTAATGCCAATTGCTAGGATAAAggaaaaattagaagaaaaacaccTGTCATGCACCACAATGTCACATTCATACACAAGAAACCATACTATATTTCATTTGACCctattttagatttatatcaataaataatatttcatcTCTTCCTCTCCCATACCCCTCCCAAATCAATCcatctctatatataatcttcTCAGCTCACACTAATCCTCATCAAAAAATCTCTATCcatccacaacaacaacaaaaactcaagaacAATATCTCCACTTGATCACTACCACATTGTCCAATCACTCTACAAAGCCTGTACGTACACAACAACATTACCATGGTGAAACAAGAACGCAAGATCCAAACCAGCAGCACAAAAAAGGAAATGCCTTtgtcatcatcaccatcttcttcttcttcttcatcttcttcctcgtcttcgtcttcgtgtaagaacaagaacaagaagagtaAGATTAAGAAGTACAAAGGAGTGAGGATGAGAAGTTGGGGATCATGGGTCTCTGAGATTAGGGCACCAAATCAAAAGACAAGGATTTGGTTAGGTTCTTACTCAACAGCTGAAGCAGCTGCTAGAGCTTACGATGTTGCACTCTTATGTCTCAAAGGCCCTCAAGCCAATCTCAACTTccctacttcttcttcttctcatcatcttcttgataATCTCTTAGATGAAAATACCCTTTTGTCCCCCAAATCCATCCAAAGAGTAGCTGCTCAAGCTGCCAACTCATTTAACCATTTTGCCCCTACTTCATCAGCCGTCTCGTCACCGTCCGATCATGATCATCACCATGATGATGGGATGCAATCTTTGATGGGATCTTTTGTGGACAATCATGTGTCTTTGATGGATTCAACATCTTCATGGTATGATGATCATAATGGGATGTTCTTGTTTGATAATGGAGCTCCATTCAATTACTCTCCTCAACTAAACTCGACGACGATGCTCGATGAATACTTCTACGAAGATGCTGACATTCCGCTTTGGAGTTTCAATTAATCCGACGGTCCATAATACATActttaattagttttctaaatcattttttaaattcttttttatatatgtaacataTATTTACCCTCGTCGTAATTATTCATTTCCAAGTTGTTTGTTGCTTGGAGAGAATTGACGACGGATAcgattatataatataattgtaagtttttatATGTAGCAAACTCGGTACAATTCGGATTTAATAGGGATCTAGGAAGTTCACATGAACAAGcgactcttttttttgtcacttctttgactttttcatgTGAGGtttcttttcatcaattttttttaacaatgtGTGAAAATATTTCTGTATTGTAATGATATATTTCGCACAAtagttttgtgaaataaatctggcgctatatatgattttgtatcattttctcCAACTCGTTTACTTGTATATATGTGCCAAGTTGCTACCAATATGTGATGATTTTGCAATCCAACacattatctttgttttttattcttattttggtAAGTAGTAAAGCCGATGATGTATATAATtgacaatcatttttttttcactaatTGACAACCATCATTGGTTAGAAGTTAGAACACATCATTGACATTGACATTGGTAAAGTTCTTaagatgaatatatatgtaaattaatgTATAATTAAATCTGAACTACTTTTTCCCGAGGTCTcttcataattcataatttgtttgattaaatACTATTATGTACTATACTTTTgcacaaaaattaaagtataGTACTATACTCAGAGGAATCTTACTGTTTCATGTGCCGTGGAAAAGTTTGGTATAGCAAATAATGCACACATTGCTTGGGGACAAAGTTCATATCTTTGAAACTTGGAACTTAAAAAAccatttgttttgatttaatttattttccttttttgggaAAGAATCCCATGGAGACAGAACTGCAGTCAAGGGATATAAATAACTGCAATAGAGTTAGAGTTATGTAGGATTCACTAATGAGTACTGTAAACTGATTTTTCTATTCATATTCAGAGTACTCTAACTCATTCAAACCATGAAACTTACTTGAAACCATCACCAAAAGGTAGGAGATCTCTAGCTTGCTTTATTTTGTAGCTTTGGTTCTATCAATAGATCAATGTATACAAGATTGTTTAACGAATATATGATTTAACATGTAAGAGAGTGACCGCAAATTGTGATATTAGTCAAATTATGTTCACAACCTTTTACAAACAGATGCCATGTGGAAAAAGAGTagaccacaaaaaaaaaattgtagtgtAGATGAGAGATGTGGTTGACGTAGTTGATTGTCTAAGGCCATCAAAACCATATACTTTTGTTCCACCTTTTAACTGAGTGATGATTAGAGTGCACACAAAACGTTTTACTCTGATTAAAAAGTACAATattgtgacttgtgagttTGTAACTGTCCTCTTACGACCAGAGCCATCCTCCACTCTAGAAGTGAAAACTAATAAGCTTGCTCACTCGGTCAAACATAATTGTTTCCTAGTGTGTGAACGTATACGGTTCAATGCTATTTGTTGGCTGGCTTAGATGAACTTGGTCTAATAGTTAAGTATTGTGATCATATCCTATGAATCTACATCATACTAACACcgcatatataaaaagaaaaaatgatgtGATCAGTGATCATGTGAGTAAAGTATGATATATTGGTCTTAGTGTGACAAAAATCTTGGAGACGTTATCGTCTGTATAATAGAAAACAGGACATAGTTAAATGGTTTGTTCACAATTTTGAGGTCCCAACTAAACATAAGATGGGACCCCATACTTAAGAAGATAAAGTGATTTGATAAGACATTCATATGATTCATATCATATCACATCAACATTAAATCTGATTGTGTAGAGTGTTATAGcatttcttttgtcaaagGGAACATCTAAACTTCAATATTTGGGATAAAACCTTGAAGTCACATGACATGTCTCCTGCTCAACGCTCTTATTTTAGTCGTTTCTATTTCTTTAGTGATTTAGGATTCGGCGTCCATGGGCTTTGGTTTTGGGGCCATTAtcgtttattttttgtctagCTCATTATCGATTCTGGCCCATCCATtgctaaataaaaaaagaacagaaaaaatcattaaaagtTGCTGTCTGCTGTAAGTTCTTTTTCTAGAATTTCTTTCGTTGCAAATAGTGAAATGCATTGGGCTTCAAAAAGAGGCTCGGCATAATTCGGTTCATTTAAGGCTTTATAAAGTGGATTGAACTCTTTAAGTTCAATTTCTGAATATAAGAAGCAATGGTGATTGATGGCTACAGTGAAATATGCAATTTTTAATAAGTTCATTGgattaaaagaattttagtAGACGATGATGtcaagttaagaaaaaaggttttagtAAATAGGAAAACTTGTAATGgattttcttccttcttctaaGTGGTAGATTCCAAACTGACAACCTATTGATCCCCAAAAATTTTGTGGAAGAGTCTTGTTTGctcgccaaaaaaaaaagccctAATAATCTCCCTTGACAAAATGTGTGGAagaatctatatatttttgatatagaTTTACTCATTTACAAgccaaatgaaaaaaaaaaaagtttacaataaaaatgaataattatgGGCATGCTTTAGATAATAATATAAGATTAAATAGAAGTCAATATAGTCCACAAGATTAGGTTTAGTTACTTTTTTGCACCACTGCCAAAAAGTTGTATCCGATCGTGTCCTTGCACGACATATATTTTCTACTTGTACTTATCTTGActctgaaaattgaaaaatattggCGGCGGTGACAGAGTTATCATTTACTTGTCATGTTGGATAAAAGAATCCAATTACTACTagcattttaattttatcataGGCCCAGATAACATAAGTTTTGGTCGCTTTCAAATATCAGTAGCCTACCAAACATGTGACGCCAAGCTTTACAGGCCAAAcactttcttctgtttcttgtatcggagaagagaagagagactttTGTAGCAAAGAATTGTTTGCTAGTAAACTTTTTCTATACATGTATAATTGAGTTAAGAGTTAAGGTCATATGTGCTTTGTCTTTTAGTCTTTTTCCCAATCCCATATGGccatatatacaattatgtacctcaagaaagttttctttataagatttaaaataaagGTATCTCTACAATCTCTTTAACATGTGTGATCGGATGTTAAATCATAATGTTAAATAAAACTGTAAACGTTTGgctgaaaaaagaaagtttaatTATCCTAGTTAAGGAAATATGTATTGTTTGCAATAATTTCTCCTAGTTAGCATTCTAAATGTGGATGTAGtaataaaaacttaattagGTACAAATTATGTTGAAAAAgtcattttaaaacaattacaCTTTTAATCATAAAGGTAAACACTTACAGTTTGTTAGTATAGTTGTTGAAGACTATATTGGAACCCACAATATATGTGGAGAAAGATGGTTGATTAAATTGTAAGCTAACGATTGTATTATTAACATTCTACTTTGAAAATGCCATGGGAAGATTAGCCAACCAATTGGGCAATTGGCAATGGCCCATAGCCAATTGACAAACTCCAAATTTAAGGACATCAAATTGAAAAGGCAActtcaatttatttcattttagtaATGCAAGTTGTAATTATGTTGTCTGCTTGCATGTTTGTAGTAACCTGCTTAAAGTTATGAGATCAATGCtccaatataaaaataaaagaacgAAAGAgataaatttcaatattatttgTAAGCGTTATGATTGCATATTTGCATTGGAGACGTTTAATTGTCCGTTCATTCTTTTGAATTCAAATAGTGGAAAGTTCAAGCACTTAGGAAAATATCAGGTATTATTGTATACTAGTATTAATTTGTGTCAACATAATATTAATAACATTAACATGgaggattaattatatttttgttaatcacTCCCGCATGATTTTTTAGTGATGTAGCCTAAGATCATCTCCAAtcctattctttttttttactctaaaTTCTCTTatagaataatattttctccaaCCTTATTCTATATGTTActccaaaatataataaatgataggattattctaaatatatagcaattctgtttgttttttacacTAACTCTATTTTAAAagtaagaaataaagaaatacaTTAGAAAGGATATTTTTGAGTTACACTATTTTTGAgtcaaaaatagaaaaatacacTGGAGATGATCAAGATTATAAGTTTGTTGCCCCAAAAAAATAGATCATTTCTATTAATTTGTCTTAACATGCAAAGTcgattattttttactttctatCTCATTTCTCCTCACAAATATTAGCATATATGTTCCCAAGAGTctccaactttttttctttctccaacgTTAATATATTCACCAAGCTCAactcatatttatttttacccaaaaaaaggggaaaaaatcacatttaCGTATAGTAATGTATCTTCTTGTACTCTACCAGTTAATCTACTCGAATATATTTTGATGACTAATCCTAAAAACATAAGAGCAACTTGGAAGACGTACATTGACCAAggtattattaaattttgtcaGCAAATGGCACCCCCATTGGACCAACAATTTCAGCAATCCCCGCATTcgtttaatttagttttgtaaaaataagtcttaaactaaatatatatatatacacaacaattaatttcaaatatattttaaaacgaAGAAGACGTAACAATGATTATTCGAGTTTATTATGCAACTATgtacatttaaatatatttcgCAATCAAAGAGGCAGAGACATGCATGCCGAAACAAGCATTCCTCTTCTGACTTCCCTCGtccacaatttttttttttttaatactaaggTGTTACATTATCTATATCCTAATTAATACTAGCAAATAATTAATGGTATAGGtcaatgttttgattaaaGAAACATTAGGGTCTAATTCTATAGATCAATTATTGACCATTCGAggaattaaattatattccgtgcatttatatttgttagaagtaaactaaattttcttgttttcatttttagtaaGAAAATCTTAGTCCTAGTTTCAGTTTTGTCTCAAAAGCTTTAGTCGTATAGTTAGAAGTtcaatcttataaaaaaaaacaattatatatgatatagttAAAGTTCAATATTTATCGAAAGAATAAGTATAATAGATGCATTGAGATAATTGAGGGCACAgtactttatattttatggGAAATCTGTAAACCAGTAATTCTCTTCTGCAGGATAATTAATTTGTGGAGTGGTTAGACTTCCAAGTTTGAAAGTCAACACTTTAGTCAAAGTGCTGTCAGAAAAAATTACATGCGGGCTGTAAGAAATAATATACTTACAAGGATACAGAAATTgtaagataaaatattttgaaaatactacataatttcaataaaattttatccaTAATTTCAGTAAAATTTTATGAGTaaatttttagaaacaaataataatatatgtttaaatatagcataaacatatgaattcttataaatgttattgaaattgtaaatattgaatattaaacatgaaaaagttAAGTCAACTGAAAGATAATAACCtttgttgaattatttttgCTACAGGTTACGTCTAGTGGTTTATTTGAAGGTAATTACTTTTTTCGTACCGAATATATCTTCTCAACTCAACCCACTCGGATGCTACGTTGCACTATATGTACTAGTGttgtattttctattttaaacgTTTTGGAATAAGCTTAAAAACAGCATCGTAttgaaaatattatcaaaacactttattttagtttacaaTATATGAATTCCGTGATTATTTTTGGgaaatatattagaaattttGCTCTAATTTTAAGCTTTGTTTTGGATTATATTGATGGGAAGGGAGACCAATCCAGCAAGAAACCATGTGATAAGTGGCGTatagtttataaaaatataagaaaacgaaaggataaggaaatatataaaatttgatctAAATCCCAAATGATATCCTCCATAGATGGTGATCGATAGAGACACATGGGCTTCTTCAAACATTTCTTTTATGCGACGAAACATGTATGCATCGGATGTGTTCCTGTCGTAAccaaacaattttatttttgtagttaaataaatatgattgattgagttttaaaaatcttatccATATTCCATATTAAGAAAACTGAGTAACACATTGCTGTCACCtagaattcaaaatttgaagtaacaaatagaaaatgatttcaaatttgCCTTTTCTAGTGAACCAATTCAAAACGAAACATAGAGATCGACGCCCATTCGGAAACTCGAGTGTTTTGATACctaaaattactaaaactatatagattacatttcttttgttcttaaacTATATAGATTACATATTGTTTGAAAAGTCATAAAACATCCACAAAATTATGTCAGCTTCTgatatattcaaacaaaacatagcaaaaagtttatatttccAAACTGAATACAGTTtcatgtaaataaataaactgcTAACTCTGATAAGATTATTGATGTTGCAAAAGAATTGGAACATCTAGACAAAATAACAAGAATTTCGCTAAATAGTTCTTTAAAATCcagaataaaaaatagaattattgTATCTAAAAACAATTAGCAGAGACCATAAATAAGTTGCATTAATGCAATTGATATTTTCTGGATCACGACATTGGATGTttgtttaaaacaataattttggGAAATCACAATGGTTATAGCGCCGAAcaaagaatcttcttcatgCTTCtcccaaa
This sequence is a window from Arabidopsis thaliana chromosome 1 sequence. Protein-coding genes within it:
- the p24delta5 gene encoding emp24/gp25L/p24 family/GOLD family protein (emp24/gp25L/p24 family/GOLD family protein; FUNCTIONS IN: protein transmembrane transporter activity; INVOLVED IN: intracellular protein transport, transport; LOCATED IN: endomembrane system, integral to membrane, membrane; EXPRESSED IN: 23 plant structures; EXPRESSED DURING: 15 growth stages; CONTAINS InterPro DOMAIN/s: GOLD (InterPro:IPR009038), emp24/gp25L/p24 (InterPro:IPR000348); BEST Arabidopsis thaliana protein match is: emp24/gp25L/p24 family/GOLD family protein (TAIR:AT1G09580.1); Has 1629 Blast hits to 1627 proteins in 232 species: Archae - 0; Bacteria - 0; Metazoa - 735; Fungi - 476; Plants - 235; Viruses - 0; Other Eukaryotes - 183 (source: NCBI BLink).), translating into MAINRIAHGSLFLTVVLFFLTVNYGEAIWLTIPTTGGTKCVSEEIQSNVVVLADYYVVDEHNPENTPAVSSKVTSPYGNNLHHQENVTHGQFAFTTQEAGNYLACFWIDSSHHLANPITLGVDWKMGIAAKDWDSVAKKEKIEGVELQLRRLEGLVLSIRENLNYIKDREAEMREVSETTNSRVAWFSIMSLGVCVVVVGSQILYLKRYFHKKKLI
- the DREB26 gene encoding Integrase-type DNA-binding superfamily protein (Integrase-type DNA-binding superfamily protein; FUNCTIONS IN: DNA binding, sequence-specific DNA binding transcription factor activity; INVOLVED IN: regulation of transcription, DNA-dependent; LOCATED IN: nucleus, chloroplast; EXPRESSED IN: 22 plant structures; EXPRESSED DURING: 13 growth stages; CONTAINS InterPro DOMAIN/s: DNA-binding, integrase-type (InterPro:IPR016177), Pathogenesis-related transcriptional factor/ERF, DNA-binding (InterPro:IPR001471); BEST Arabidopsis thaliana protein match is: Integrase-type DNA-binding superfamily protein (TAIR:AT1G77640.1); Has 6386 Blast hits to 5661 proteins in 267 species: Archae - 0; Bacteria - 0; Metazoa - 99; Fungi - 9; Plants - 5687; Viruses - 2; Other Eukaryotes - 589 (source: NCBI BLink).) — protein: MVKQERKIQTSSTKKEMPLSSSPSSSSSSSSSSSSSSCKNKNKKSKIKKYKGVRMRSWGSWVSEIRAPNQKTRIWLGSYSTAEAAARAYDVALLCLKGPQANLNFPTSSSSHHLLDNLLDENTLLSPKSIQRVAAQAANSFNHFAPTSSAVSSPSDHDHHHDDGMQSLMGSFVDNHVSLMDSTSSWYDDHNGMFLFDNGAPFNYSPQLNSTTMLDEYFYEDADIPLWSFN